GCGGTTCTCGTTTCGACTGGGGTTTCTCCTGCTGGGGTTTTTTCCGACCGATATCGTCACCTCAGTTAGCGTCGGAACCTTCCTTGCGGCGAACGACGCCCCGGTCACGGACGCGACCGGGTTCGTCGTGCTCACGCTCTTCATCCTGGCGCTTCCGTCCCTCGGCGTGCTCGTCCTGGGCAAGCGGGCGGAAGCCGCACTCCCGAAGATCCGCGACTGGATGAACGACAACTCGTGGATCATCTCGGAGGTGGTGATCGCGTTGTTCGTCGTCCTGACGCTCCAGAACCTCCTCGGGTAAGACATCCGTCTACAGGGTACTCGTGGGCGTGGCCGTCGTGGTCGAGGAAGCCAACGAGTGTGAGAATCCGGCCTGTTCGTTTAATTTTACAATCCGAATTTTCTGAAACGAGGTTTATAGCCGTTGACAGCATAGTGACGATCGATCATGAATGTCAACTGGACGGCAGTCGTAACTGGATTCGCCGTGACCCTCGCGTTAGGGTTCATCAGCGGCCTCGTCTACGTCGGATCGGAGGCCTCCATCGTGCTCCTGTACTGGGGCGGAATCGGACTATTCGGCGGCCTCGCAGCCGGATACCTCGCTGGCGGGACGATCGGGTCCGGTGCAACCCACGGCGGTCTCGCCACCGTCGTCGGGTCGCTGGTCCTGTTGGCCCTTGCGACGTTCACGACCCTGCTCTTCGGGGGCCTCGTCGCATCGTTCAGCGTGCTCGTACTCGGCCTGCTGATGCTCGCGTTCTACGCCATCCCCGGTGCCCTGGGCGGCGCGATCGGGTCGTGGGCGAAGCACCGCCGGGCCGCTCCGGAACCGACGGGCACCCGGGCCTGATTCGGTCACTGGCGACCCGTACCGAGTTTTTGTAGACTACGATCGGTAGATGAGTTTCATCGACGTCACGAATCGCTTCTTAATAGCCTTCGAGGAGTAAGTGGGTTCGTCGCGTCACTCCACAGGATCGGTAACGACCGGAAAGGGCTGTAGAACGGGTGTGGCCACTACCTGAAACGTTTCGGAGACAGATGAGTGCGGAATCGAAGCGGTCGAAACGGTTTCTCGTTCTGATCGGTATTCTGGTCGGACTGCTATCCGTACTGATCGTCCTGCCGTTTCTCACGTGGATTCTGATCGCCGTGATCCTGGCGTACGCGCTCGCCCCCATCAACGATCGGCTTTCACAGCGGTTCGGGGCGGGACTGTCCGCCGGCCTGTCGATTCTCGTCGGACTCTTTCTGATCGTCCTCCCGGTCGTCGTCATCCTCGGCGTCGCGGCGAATCAGGCCCGGGGACTCTTCGCGAAGTTCGAGCCCGGAGACGTCTCCCGGTTAGACGACGTCATCGCGGAACGGTTCGGCGTTCAGGTGGATATCGCGGCCCTCCAGGAGTCGTTCGGCGGCGTCGTCAGAACGGGTGCGCGAGGCCTCGCCGGCAATCTCTTCAGTATCATCGGGGGGCTTCCCGAGATTTTTATCGGATTTACGGTACTGTTTTTCGTCCTGTTCTATTTGCTCAAAGACGGCGACCAGGCCCTTGCATGGTTTCGGACGGTCTTACCACTCGAACCCGAGGTCCGAGAGGAACTGTTCGACGAGACGGATCTGTTGATCCACAATTCACTGGTCGGTACTGCCGCTGTCGCCGCAGCGCAAGCGGTCCTGCTCGGCGTTGCGTTCCTCGTTCTCGGCCTCGGGAACGTCATCTTCTGGACCGTGACGACGTTCGTCGCGGCGATGATTCCGCTCGTCGGTGCGTCGATCATCTGGTTGCCTGCATCGATCTATCTGTTCGTCGTCGGCCGCCCCCTCCCTGCGATCGTGTTGCTGGCGTTCGGAGCGGTCGTTATCAGTACCGTCGACAACGTCCTTCGTCCGATCGTCATGCGACGAGGAACGCAGCTCAGTCCCGTCGTCACAATCGTCGGTATCTTCGGTGGCATCGCACTCTTCGGCTTCGTCGGCCTCTTTATCGGTCCGATCGTCCTCGGAATGACGAAACTGATCGTCGACATACTGGTACGAGAGTATCCCGAATCGACACCGACCCGGGAGGGGTGAGCGTAGTAATCGAGGACCTCGATTCCGATATCAGACGCCGAGAATTGTCGATTCCAGTCGTCGCGAACACCCCGTGGAACGCGATCGCGACCCTCGTGTCGGGGTTCCTCTCTCGTGATCGTCACGGACATGTGTGCCCGTCGAACGACGCGTTCAGAGACGCTCCCGAGGAGATATCGTGAGAAGCCGTCCCGCAAGCTTACCGGACCGACCTCTGGACCCGCCGGTTCTCGTGGTTCGGTCGACCGTCGGTGTGGCGGGTCGCGGCCGCCCGAATGGGGCGGAGCCACGGCGTTACTCCTCGCTCTCGTATGGCTCGCCGACGGCGTCGGGCATTCGGGTCTTGCCCCACGCCGTGAGTACGACGATCACGGCCACGTACGGCAGCAGGTTGACCAACCGCGCCGAGACGTCGATGCCGACCGTCTGGAACTGGACGTTCAACATGTCGAGTCCGCCGAACAGCAGCGCCGCGACGGCCGCCCCGATCGGGTTGTAGTTGCCGAAGAGGTAGGCGACGATCGCGATCCAGCCGCGGCCGTCGACCATCGTGTCGCCGGTTCCGACGAAGTTGCCGGCGTGGGCGAGTAACACGGCGCCGCCGAGGCCGGCCATCGCGCCGGAGAACAGCACCGTCGCGTACCGAATACGGTTGACGTCGACGCCGGCAGTGTCCAGCGCCTCCGGGTTCTCGCCGGCGGCCTGGATCCAGTAGCCGTACCGCGTCCGGTAGAGGATCACCCACGCGGCCGCGACGACGAGGCCGGCCAGCGGGATCAGCGGCGATTGTCCGAACGCGATCGGATCGATGCTCGCCAGGCCGGGACTCGACCGGCTACCCCAGAGGACGGCCGCGGTGAACGGCGCGAACCCGAGCCCGAGGAACCAGACGGCCAGACCGGCGACGATCTGGTCGGCCTCGTACCGGATCACCAGCACGGCGAACGCGGCGGTAAGCAGCGTCGTGACGGCGACCGCGGCGACCATCGCGATCCAGACGTGGCCCTGCGTCGGCGTCTCCCCGCCCAGCAGGTACATCGTCGCCGCCGCGGAGAACGCGCCGAAGATCATGAACCCCTCGAGACCGATGTTGAACACGCCGCTCTTTTCGGCGTAGAGGCCGCCGACCGCCGCGAGCGCGATCGGGGTCGCCATCTCCAGCGACCGCGAGAGGAACCCGGCCGTAAAGAGGCGATCGAGCGGCACGTCGAACTCGACCGCCAGAACGGTAAACGCGACCGCGACGGCGAGCGCGAGGCCGCCGAGGCGGACCTCCGTCCGGGAGGCGTACTCGCCGACGCTCATCGGTCCGCACCTCCGAGTCCGGTCCGGCGGGCGAGCATCCGGAACAGCTCCGGCGCGGCGACGAACAGGACGACGAGCCCGACGACGCCGTCGATGAGCTGGACCGGAACGTCGCTGTTGATCTGGACGTGCGAGCCGGCCGACTCGAGCCCGCCGAACAGCAGGCCGGCGGGGACGACCCCGACCGGGTGGTTCGCGGCGAGCAGGCTGACGGCGATGGCGTCGAAGCCGTAGTTGCCGACGCCGGAGGGGTCGGTGTAGTAACCCTGAATCATGATGGCGAACACGGCGCCCGCCAGACCGGCGACGACCCCGGAGAAGGTCATCGTCGAGACGATCATCCGCCCGGCGTCGACGCCGGAATAGCTCGCGGCCGACTCCTGGTAGCCGCTGGTGACCATGTCGTAGCCGAACCGCGTCCGGGCCGTGACGAAGGCGACCCCGGCGACGACGCCGACCATCACGAGGAGGCCGACGATCGAGAGGTTCGGATCGTCGAACAGCGGCGACGGGAGGCCGACGTAGTCCGGGAGCCGCTCGGTGCGGGTCGCGGTCGCCTCCGGGTCGCCGAAGCGGCCGGCGACGAGCCAGCCGACGAACCCGATCGCGATGAAGTTCAGCATGATCGTCGTGATGATCTCGTTGGCGCCGCCGTAGGCCTTCAGGACGCCGGGCAGGGCGGCGTAGAGGCCGCCCGCGACGACGGCCGCGAGAGTGCCGGCGAGCAACAGGACGACGTTGCCGAGACCCCCGTCGGGCAGGACGGGCGCGAGGGAGACGATGGTGACGACGGTCGCGAACCCGCCGACGACGAACTGCCCCTGGACGCCGATGTTGAAGACGCCAGCGCGGAACGCGACCGCGACCGCGACGCCGGTGAGGACGAACATCGTCGAGTACCGCAGCGTCCGTGCGATCGCCCGTTCGCTACCGACCGATCCGACGACGAGGTGACTCGCGAATCGGAGCGGATCGTGGCCGGCCGCGGCCACGATCACCAGCCCGATCGCGAGCGCCAGCGCCGTCGACGCCATCGCGATGCCGATCCGCTCGAGCACCGACGCCTCGAGCACCCGATCGGCGGCGGCGTCGAGAGCGTCGCGAGCGCGGCCGGACGCGCCGCTCACGGCTGGACACCTCGGTACCGCCCCGCGTCCTCGGGTCCCGCGGCGTCCTCGCCGTCGGGGCGCCGGCCGGCCATCAAGAGCCCGAGGTCCTCCTCGGTGACCGCGTCGGGATCGACGACGTCGATGAACTCGCCCTCGTACATCACCGCGATGCGGTCCGAGAGCTTGCGGATCTCCTCGAGTTTCGAGGAGACGACGAGGATCGCCAACCCCGCGTCGCGGAGTTCGATCAGCCGGTTGTGGATGAACTCGATCGAGCCGATGTCGACCCCCCGGGTCGGGTGCGCGGCGACGAGCACGTCGGGATCGTGGCCGATCTCGCGGCCGACGATGAACTTCTGCTGGTTCCCGCCCGAGAGCGACCCGGCGGTCGTCTCGGTGTCGGGCGGCTGGACGTCGAACTCCTCGACGATCGCTTCGGCGTGCTCGTTCACCTCGGTCCAGTCGACGAACCCGTTCGAAACGTAGGGTTCGATCGTCTGGTTACCCAGCAGCGCGTTCCGGACCAGCGAGTACTCCTGGACGAGCCCCTCGGCCTGGCGGTCCTCCGGGATGTAGGCGATGCCGTCCTCGATGCGACGGCGTCGACTTCGGTCGGTGACGTCCTCGTCGTCGAACCGGATCGACCCCGCCACAACGGGGCGCAGGCCGGTGAGAGCCTCGACGAGTTCGCTCTGGCCGTTCCCCTGGACGCCGGCGACGCCAAGGATCTCGCCGGTTCGAAGGGTCAGGTCGACGCCGTCGACCTGCTCGCGGCCGCGGTCGCCGTCCACGCGAAGGTCCGCGACCTCGATGATCGGCCGTCCGTCGGTCGGTTCCCTCGAGAGCCGGTCGAACAGGACCTCGCGCCCGACCATCATGCGGGCCAGGTCCTGTTCGGTCGTCTCGGCGGCGTCGACGGTGCCGACGGCCGCTCCGTCACGTAAGACGGTGATGTCGTCGGCGATCTCCAGGGCCTCGTCGAGTTTGTGCGAGATGAAGATCAGCGACCGGCCGTCCTCCCGGAGATCGTTCATGACGTCCATCAGCCGCTCGACCTCCTGGGGCGTGAGTACTGCCGTCGGCTCGTCGAGGACGAGCACCTCGGCGCCCCGATAGAGGCTCTTGACGATCTCGACGCGCTGTTGTGCGCCGAGATCGAGCTCCTCGACCGGCGTGTCCAGGTACTGATCCACGTCGAACTCGTAGCGCGAGCAGATCGCCTCGATCCGCTCCCGAGCGGCCGCCTCGTCGACCAGGCCGCGGTCGGTCGGTTCGTGGCCCAGGATGACGTTCTGGAGGACCGTCATCGGCTCGACGAGCTGGAAGTGCTGGTGGATCATGCCGATCCCCGCCGCCATCGCGTCCCGCGGGGACTCGAACTCGCGAGGGTCGCCGTCGACGGAAATCGAACCCGCGTCTCGATCGTACAGGCCGTACAGGATGCTCATCAGCGTCGTCTTCCCCGACCCGTTCTCGCCGAGGAGCGCGTGGATCGATCCCCGCTCGACGGTCAGATCGACGTCGTCGTTTGCCACGACGTCGCCGAACCGCTTCGTGATCCCCGTAAGCCGGACTGCAGGCGGCCTGTCACTCGTAGTCATAATACGTCGGTAAACTCGTGGACATAAACTGGATAGAGGAGGTGTCCCCTCGTTAGCAGCTGGTCGGCCCGCAGGTCAGGTCGATCTCGTCGTTTTCGAACGCCGTGACGGCCTCGTCGAGATTCTCCTGGACGGCGTCGGGAAGCTCGCCCTCGAAGGCCTGGCCGACGACGAAGTCGATCCCGCCCTGCTCGATGCTGAGGTTCTGCTCACCGACGACGCGCTCGAAGTCGTCCTCGACGACCGCCTCGGCCACCAGATACGTGGCCTCGTCGAGGGCCTTGACGGCCGACCCGAGGATGACGTCCTGGTACTGGTCTTCGGTGACCGACTGGTCGACGTCGACCCCGAGCGCGAACCGGTCGTTGTCCTGTGCCGCCGAGAAGACGCCGCCGCCCGCGGCCGAGGCCGCGTGCCAGATGACGTCGGCACCGTCATCGATCTGGGACTCGGCGACGTCGTTCGCTACGCCCGTGTCCGAGAAACTGCCGCCGTAGCCGGTCAACACCTCGACGTCGTCGTTGACCCACTCGGCGCCTTCGATGTAGGACTGCTCGAACGCGTTGATGAGCGGGATGTCTTCCCCGCCGACGAACCCGATGATCGATTCGTCCGGATCGGTGGCGCTGTCCCCGTGTTCGAACTCCTGTCCGGTCATCACGCCGGCGACGACGCCAGCCAGGAACGACATCTCGTTGTTCATCTCGATCCAGCCCGAGACGTTGTCCGCGCCGTCGATCATGTTGTTGATGAGCATCCAGTTCTGGTCGGGATACTCGGCGGCGTTCGTCTCGAGCGGGTCCGTGTGGTTGTCGCCGACACAGACAATGAGGTCGTAGCCGCTCTCGGCGGTGTCGGCTTGCGTCGACTCGTACTGCGCCTCCTCGGTTTCCTCGACCGTCGTGTACTCGAGGTCGAAGTCGTTCGAGGCTTCCTCGAGGCCCTCGACGGCGTTGTCGTTGAAGGCGTTGTCGTCGAAACCAGCCGGACTCGAGATGATCGCGACTTGCGTCTCGGCGCCCTCCTCTTCGCCGCCGAGACAGCCTGCGACGGCACCGGTAACGACGGCCGCACCCGACGCAAGAACGGTCCGCCTCTCGACGTTCGTTGCTCCCGTAGACTGCCCCATCCGATCGTTGTCCCCTTCCATATATCACCAACTTTACCCAACCACCATATATTTACTCATGTCTATGTAGCTGTTTCACTACCCCTTCTTCGTCCCCCGACGTGGCGTTAGTGTTTCTCCGCCAACAACACCCACAGCGGCCTTCATCGCGTTTTGGCGTCGGCACAGTCGACGATCGCTACTCTCCCGGGGAAGGTCCCCTCAGTCCGGTCCCGAGTACGACAGTTACGACGATCGTGTCTGATATTTTTACTTTGATCCCATCCATGCCGTTCGTATCATTTTCAGTTCATGTAGGCTCACGGGTCACTCGATCCGGCGGACGACTCGGGGCCTCGTCGACCGCCGCGTGTTTCGGCTTCGTTACGGCAAGTGGCCCACACGAGACGGGCGAAGTCTACTCGTGGGTCCGATAGTCCGCCCAGAGTCCCCACACGACGAGAGCGAGTCCGAGCAGAGTCACGACCCAGAGGAGCACCCGCGTCCCGAAAAACAGATGCACGGCCTCCGGCGCGGCCCCGTACGGGCCGGGGTGGAACTCCCCTGCACCCGCCAGGCTCATCCCTCTCGCAATATGATACTGGGTGAAAAAGAAATGCCGGGCCCACGAACTCGCGACGACCGCGAGCGTTCCGAAGCCGGTCAGAATGCTCCCCGAGATGAGTTTCGAGTTCATGCGTTCCGGCGGTTCCGGTGGAGTTTTTATCTGTCGATTGGACCCGCCCGGTGGTTCACCTCGGCCCGTTCGCCGATCGACGATGGCCGGTACTGGTGGGCCGCCGGAGCGGCTACCGCCGGCCGGGACGGCGCGACGGCGTGGCGTCGGCGCTCACTCGGTTCCTCGTGTCGGCCACTGCCGCGCGTCGGATTCGGTGAACCCGAGCAGCGTCCGCCGGCGCGTCTCCAGATCGTCGAGGGAGGCCTCGAACGTCTCCTCGGAGACGGTCGGGACGTCCGCCTCGCGGAGGGCGCGGAGGTCCGGCGAGGGCGGGGGGCTGTCCGCGGGATCGACGAACGCCTCGTGTAGCGTTTCGAGGTAGTTCTCGACGCTTCTGCGGGCGTTCCGGACGACGACCTCGTTCGGCCGGTGTTCCGCCGGGACGCCGAACCGGATGAGCGTCAGGGCCTCGTCGAGGGCCGCGATTTCGACGGCCGGGGAGCGGTCGGGTCGGGCGCTGTGGAAGTAGTGGAGGACGGGATAGGCCAGGTGGTTCTCCGTGAGGACGGTGAGTTGCGTGACGACGGTGTTAAGCGGCAGGTCGAGTCCCCGAAACTCCTCGCCGTCCCAGGCCGTCCGGACGATCTCCTCGCTGCGCGTTCCGAACCCGCTGACGTTGTTGGCGAACGCGCGTTTCTGGGTGACCGCGTCGAGCACCGAGAGCGTGTACGTGACGGTCAGCGTCACGAACAGCAGTCCGCTGCCGGTCGCGAGGACGGTGACGACCTGCCAGATCCCCTCCCGGGGAGCGAAATCGCCGATGCCCAGCGTGAAGAGCGTGTAGCCGGCGAAGTAGATCCGGTCGGACCACGAGATGGGCCCGCGGTCGAGCGTGTCGACGAGGGCGCTCTCGGCCCCGGCGAAGATCAGCGTCCACCCGCTCCAGAGCAGCACGATCCACACCGTAAGACCCAGAACGAAGATCAACGGTCCCGAGAGGCTGAGCAGCCGCGAGTTCGGGGCGCCGAGCCGCCGCAGCGAGCGCCACGTCCCCGCCATCAGCCGTGACGTGAGGGGACCGGCACCCCCCTCGACCCAGAGCGTCGTCCAGAGGAGGTCGACGACGGTACCGACGAGGAGGACGACGCCGAGGGTGAGATAGCCGAGGTTCATGTCTCGCCGTTGTGGTGAGTTCCGAAGCCGTCGCGTCAGATAGAGAGGTCCGCACGACGTAGCAGTTGGGCGTTGATCGCGACGATGACCGTACTCGCGGACATGAGAAGCGCGCCCACGGCCGGCGTGAGGAGGACGCCAAGCGGCGCGAGGATGCCGGCAGCGAGCGGCAGCGCGAACACGTTGTAGCCGGCCGCCCAGACGAGGTTCTCCTGCATCTTCCGGTAGCTCTTCCGGCTCAGGCGGACCAGATGGACGACGTCGCGCGGATCGTTCTCCACGAGGACGACGTCGGCCGACTCCACGGCGACGTCGGTCCCCGACCCGATGGCGATGCCGACGTCCGCCCGCGTCAGGGCGGGCGCGTCGTTCACGCCGTCGCCGACCATCGCCACCAGCCGCCCCCGGTCCTGTAGCTCGACGATTTTCTCGTCTTTGTCCTCCGGGAGCACTTCGGCGAAGTAGGTGTCGATGTCGAGTTCCTCGGCGACGGCCCGGGCGACGTCCTCGGAGTCGCCGGTCAGCATCGCGACCTCGACGTCCACGTCGTGGAGCGCTTCGATCGCTTCGTGGCTCGCGTCGCGGATCACGTCCGCGAGCGCGACCGCGCCCCGGACCGCCCCGTTCCGGACCAGGTAGACGACGCCCTGCCCGCGGGCCCCCGCCTCGTCCGCGAACGCGTCGATGTCGTCGTCGGGGTCGACGTCGAGGTACCGGAGCAGGTTCGGCCCGCCCACGTGGACCGTCTCGCCGTCCCGAACGTGATCGCCGGCCACGCCGGGGGTCGCGGCGGCTTCCGCCTCGACGGTCGCCCGGACGCCCCGCCCTTCGAGGGCCTCGAACTCCCGGACGCCGGGGACGGAGAGGCCCCGCTCGCGGGCCGCCTCGCGGATCGCCGCCGCGATCACGTGCTCGGAGTCGCCCTCGGCGGCGGCCATCACCGCCAGCAGTTCGTCCTCGTCCCACTCGCCCGTCGTGGCGACGTCGACGACGCCCTGCTCGCCTTCCGTGAGAGTTCCCGTCTTGTCGAAGACGATCGTATCCAGATTGCGCGCTTCCTCCATGGCGATCCGGTCCCGGACGAGCATGCCGTTGTTCGCCGCCATCGTGGTGTTGATCGCGACCACCAGCGGGACCGCGAGGCCGAGCGCGTGCGGGCACGCGATGACCAGTACCGTCACGACGCGCTCGACCGTCGTCAGCCCGAACCCCGCCGCTGCCGTCCACGCGAGGCCCGTGACGATCGCGACCGAGATCGCGACGTAGAACAGCCAGCCGGCGGCTTTGTCGGCCAGCACCTGCGTCCGCGACCGGCTCTGCTGGGCCTCCTCGACCAGCCGCACGATGCCCGACAGCGTCGTCTCGTCGCCGGTCGCGGTGACGCGAACGCGGAGGCTCCCCTCGCGGTTGGTCGTGCCGCCGATGACCTCGTCGCCCGGTTCTTTCTTGACCGGCCGCGACTCGCCGGTGATCAGCGCCTCGCTGACGTTCGACGCGCCCTCCTCGACGACGCCGTCGGCCGGGACGTTCGACCCCGGGCGAACGAGCACGAGGTCGTCGGTTTCGAGGTCGTCGACGCGAACCTCCTCGGTCTCGCCGTCGTCGGTGATGCGCTCGGCCGTCTCGGGCATCAGCGCCGCCAACTCGTCGAGCGCGCCCGACGCCCGCCTGACCGAGCGCATCTCGATCCAGTGGCCCAGCAGGAAGATGACGATCAGCGTGACCAGTTCCCAGAAGAACGTCTCGCCGACGTCGAAGAGGACCGCGAGGACGCTGTAGACGAAGGCGACGGTGATCGCCAGCGAAATCAACATCATCATCCCCGGCTCCCGGCGGCGCGCCTCGACCGTCGCCATCCGGAGGAAGGGGACGCCGCCGTACAGGAAGACCGCGACCCCGAGGACGGGGACGACGAACTCGCTCCCCGGGAACGGCGGCGCGTCGAACCCGACCCACGCCTGAATCGAGGGGCTGTAGAGCAGGACCGGGAGGCTGAGGACGAGGCAGACGAAAAACCGCTTTTTGAACAGTTGCTCGTGGCCCGAGTGGTCGACGTGGGCCTCCCGGGCGTCGCGGTCGCGTCCCGCGTGGGCCTGGTGGGCGTGTTCCTCACGGGCTCTGCGTTCCGCGGCGCGACGCAGGTGCGGTTGCTCGCCCCGATACTGGGAGGCGTCCGCCCGCTCCTCGCGACGGCCGGTATCCGCGGCGGTCAACCCGCAGATCCGACAGCACGGGCAGTCGCGGTCGGTCGGCCGCTCGCCCGCGGTCCGCTCCCGACGGGCGTCGCGTGCGTGGTGTGTCTCCGGTGGATCGCGGTCTGCCATTCGTCCTCCTCGTAGCCGCCCGCGGTCGTCCTCGCGGTTCTCGCGTCGGATTTCGCTACGAGTACCGACAGCGCGGGCGCCCTTGAGTTCACGGTCTGCATCCTACGACTCCCGTCCCCGGGCCGCGTCCGGTGTCCGCGGGCCGGGTCGTCGGTCGGGAAATCCGGGGCGATAAATCCCCTTCCTCACCGCCACCCGATGCTAGTATCCTCCTAGGATATAGATATGATATTAAAAACTAGTTGCCAAGAGCTAATGTCAGTTCCGTCGATGGGTCCCGTACGCCCCTGACACGACGCCAGTACTACCGCCGGCCACGCGGTACGGACTGGGAACGCGGCCCGACGCCGACGCCCCCGTTCGCGGGACGGGAGGACAACTGCGCACCCGATGTTCCGTCTGGGCGTGTGGGGAAGGGTGACGGTTGGAGGCGTCGGGCCCCGACAGCGAGGGTGATCCACGCATGACGCACCTGACAACCCGCATCGTGGTCGTATTGCTCGTGACGGCACTGCTGCTGGGGAGTGTCTCACCGGCGGCGGCGAGCAGCACCGGCGAACCGAACCAATGCGAGTCGAGGGAGGTTCCCTCGTCACCGACCCCGCCGATCAGTTCGGCGACGGCGATTAGCTGTTCGGCCGCGGCGGCGTCGCAGGCCTACTGCGCGTACGGCGGCGCCCTCACGGCCGGGAGCCTGCTGACGCCCGCCGGCCCCGCGGACACCGCGGTCGCGGGCGTCGGAACCGGCGGCGCCTGCACGATCGCGGCCGGCGCGACGGGCGCGTGCGCCATCAGCGCGAGACTGGACGCGGCGCAGGCCGCGGGGGAGACGGGACTCGAAACGTCGGCGAACGCGGCCCTCGACGAAGCCAACTCCTGCGAGGAGTAGGCGAGTGAGGCCGCGGTCGCGTTTTTGTTGGTGTCGGCGGTGGGTTTGGCCGTCGGCAAGGCCCGTTGATTCGGGAGTTTGGATCCACTAAGAAGACCGATCAATCCAACCACCCCGCCAACCTGTAACAGTAGCTATAAGTAACGGTAGAACGACATTTCGCCCGGAAGCCGCTCTCCATCGGCCGCAGGGGGCATGCGCTAAAATGCCCCGGGTGAGTACACACCCGAGACGTGGCTTCCAACCCGAAAGGGTCCGAAAGCCATGTTCGGATTGATTCTACCGAGACATAAACGTCTCGCACGGCCGACGTGTCACGCGGTAACCGAACGCCCGCGGAACCCCGACGGAGGCGTGCGATGAGCGACGAGGCCGCGGAGTCGGGCGAGGAACCTGCCGGCGACGCGCCGTCGAACGCCACCGACGACGAGTCGACCGCCGAGGGCCCCACGCCCTACCACGACGACCTCGCAGGCGCGGACGAACTGGTAGGCGAGTGGCTCCCGCCGGCCTGTCCACACTGTGGCGACCCGGTACAGGGCGTCGTCAGTCGGGGGCCGATGGACCACCGGGCCACGCCCTGCGGCTGTCGGGTCGCCCCCGGCGCGCTGCGCGAGTAGGGACGCCGACGGTCAGTTCCCTCGGTCGACGTCCGCCTCGAACGCGTCCCCGGTCCCGACGAGTTCGAACAGCGACTCGAACCCCTCGTCCTCCGGGAGTTGCTGGCGAACCTGCTCGATTTCGCTCCCGGGGACGACCGCCGCGAGCAGCGCGACGATCGCCCGTGCGTAGTAGACGGCCTCCGAGCGGGCGCTCTCGTCGTCCCCGAGGGCGGCGCGTTCGGCGACCCGGGAGACGAACTCGTCGAAGTCGAACCGCTGGCCGGAGTCGGCCTCGATCAGGTAGCGGTCGATCTCCATCGGGAGCGGCCCCGCGAGGTCGGTCGCCTCGCCTTCCTGGATCCGCTCGCCGAGCGTCGTCAGGACGGCCCGGGTGGCCCGGACCGCCTCGTCCATCCCCGGCAGTTCGAGTCGGTGCTGTACCTCGCCGACGAACTCGTGGTAGTCCATCACCGATCCCACCACGTTCGCGACGAAAAACCGACGGTGTACCGGTCGGCGCGCCCACCTGTCGGCCGCGCGATACCGACGGAGACGTGACCGGCCGCCGTGATCGACGGGGGATGACGGACGCGCACGCGGCGGGGGTCGACTGGGCCGCCGACGTCTGGCTCTGCGGCGAGTACCGGGACGGCGAGTACGCGTCGACGCGCGGCGAGCGGTCGCGGCGAGGGCGCGTGACCGTCGCGGGCCGGGCGTCGATTCCCAGCCGCTGGGCACATCCCTCTGTATTAAGGTGTGGCAGTAACGAACACCCGCGTGTAGGTGAACGCCAATGGGAACTGAAGCACCCTCGGAGCGGACCCTCGAAACGGAACTGTTCGGACGCGCGATTCGGTTCGACTACTCGGAGACGTGGATCGGATACTCGATACTGGGACTCCGGCTGGTGATGGCCTGGGTGTTCCTGCAAGCCGGGATCGAGAAGTTGCTCGATCCCGGCTGGTCGGCAGCGGGCTACATCGACCCACAGAGCGGGTTCGGCGTCACCGGGGCGAACCCGTTCGCGGACTTCTTCGCCGGCCTCGCCGGCTCCGCCGG
The Salinilacihabitans rarus DNA segment above includes these coding regions:
- a CDS encoding potassium channel family protein; the encoded protein is MNLGYLTLGVVLLVGTVVDLLWTTLWVEGGAGPLTSRLMAGTWRSLRRLGAPNSRLLSLSGPLIFVLGLTVWIVLLWSGWTLIFAGAESALVDTLDRGPISWSDRIYFAGYTLFTLGIGDFAPREGIWQVVTVLATGSGLLFVTLTVTYTLSVLDAVTQKRAFANNVSGFGTRSEEIVRTAWDGEEFRGLDLPLNTVVTQLTVLTENHLAYPVLHYFHSARPDRSPAVEIAALDEALTLIRFGVPAEHRPNEVVVRNARRSVENYLETLHEAFVDPADSPPPSPDLRALREADVPTVSEETFEASLDDLETRRRTLLGFTESDARQWPTRGTE
- a CDS encoding heavy metal translocating P-type ATPase; amino-acid sequence: MADRDPPETHHARDARRERTAGERPTDRDCPCCRICGLTAADTGRREERADASQYRGEQPHLRRAAERRAREEHAHQAHAGRDRDAREAHVDHSGHEQLFKKRFFVCLVLSLPVLLYSPSIQAWVGFDAPPFPGSEFVVPVLGVAVFLYGGVPFLRMATVEARRREPGMMMLISLAITVAFVYSVLAVLFDVGETFFWELVTLIVIFLLGHWIEMRSVRRASGALDELAALMPETAERITDDGETEEVRVDDLETDDLVLVRPGSNVPADGVVEEGASNVSEALITGESRPVKKEPGDEVIGGTTNREGSLRVRVTATGDETTLSGIVRLVEEAQQSRSRTQVLADKAAGWLFYVAISVAIVTGLAWTAAAGFGLTTVERVVTVLVIACPHALGLAVPLVVAINTTMAANNGMLVRDRIAMEEARNLDTIVFDKTGTLTEGEQGVVDVATTGEWDEDELLAVMAAAEGDSEHVIAAAIREAARERGLSVPGVREFEALEGRGVRATVEAEAAATPGVAGDHVRDGETVHVGGPNLLRYLDVDPDDDIDAFADEAGARGQGVVYLVRNGAVRGAVALADVIRDASHEAIEALHDVDVEVAMLTGDSEDVARAVAEELDIDTYFAEVLPEDKDEKIVELQDRGRLVAMVGDGVNDAPALTRADVGIAIGSGTDVAVESADVVLVENDPRDVVHLVRLSRKSYRKMQENLVWAAGYNVFALPLAAGILAPLGVLLTPAVGALLMSASTVIVAINAQLLRRADLSI
- a CDS encoding DUF2267 domain-containing protein translates to MDYHEFVGEVQHRLELPGMDEAVRATRAVLTTLGERIQEGEATDLAGPLPMEIDRYLIEADSGQRFDFDEFVSRVAERAALGDDESARSEAVYYARAIVALLAAVVPGSEIEQVRQQLPEDEGFESLFELVGTGDAFEADVDRGN
- a CDS encoding BMP family lipoprotein: MEGDNDRMGQSTGATNVERRTVLASGAAVVTGAVAGCLGGEEEGAETQVAIISSPAGFDDNAFNDNAVEGLEEASNDFDLEYTTVEETEEAQYESTQADTAESGYDLIVCVGDNHTDPLETNAAEYPDQNWMLINNMIDGADNVSGWIEMNNEMSFLAGVVAGVMTGQEFEHGDSATDPDESIIGFVGGEDIPLINAFEQSYIEGAEWVNDDVEVLTGYGGSFSDTGVANDVAESQIDDGADVIWHAASAAGGGVFSAAQDNDRFALGVDVDQSVTEDQYQDVILGSAVKALDEATYLVAEAVVEDDFERVVGEQNLSIEQGGIDFVVGQAFEGELPDAVQENLDEAVTAFENDEIDLTCGPTSC